Proteins encoded by one window of Elaeis guineensis isolate ETL-2024a chromosome 12, EG11, whole genome shotgun sequence:
- the LOC105054925 gene encoding pentatricopeptide repeat-containing protein At1g32415, mitochondrial codes for MPSSRLFSFPLLLPSRSLHATPAFRTHLPCLHSNNAQDPELHLLRCLCRRDLAEAHRLLDETPSVVRWTAALSRFARDGFLDEARTLFDLMPRRNLVTWNALISAYARVGHHPAALDLFRRMPARNVLSYTSLLSALTRAGRTHEALSLFHSMPDRNAISYNAMIAGLVRNGNLEVAQRLFDEMPHRTAASWNALLAGYAERGRMAEARGLFVAMGASADVVSWTTMIAGYARAGDVREAYDLFRTMIPARNVVSWTAMIGGFAWNGHHEEALLLFLDMNRTAAVKPNGETIVSLIFACAGLGYPRVGKQVHAHAVAHGMDGDDGRISKGLIRMYSRFGTMDWAHRIFNQNIRRGDAVCWNSMIEGYIKIGRLEEARRLFDAITVDPEGFTWVTMVVTWTTMVAAYFDAGDVAEARRLFDLMPERDATAWTAVISGLVQNEMIPEAFEAFGEMRSTGCAPVDHALASLLGAVGSVAHLEIGEQMHGLVTKTRPDCGPGSDTVLCNALVAMYAKSGDVEAARRVFHGMVTRDVVTWNGIIMGMAHHGRAHEALQMFDAMQREGVGLDRVTGLGVLTACGHAGLVDRGMEVFRFMVDRVGWAVGPEHYASVVDMLGRAGRFEEAERFAREMPVELGMEVWGTLLGTCGMKWVRGVGERAARRVLEMDPMNGAAHVALCHVYAGRGEYTEEWEVRKEMGRKGVRKRAGCSWIGVRGIAHVFLCGDRSHPRTDEIYALLTGDNWKG; via the coding sequence ATGCCCTCTTCCCGCCTATTCTCCTTTCCTCTCCTTCTCCCGTCGCGCTCCCTCCATGCGACGCCCGCATTCCGAACCCATCTCCCCTGTCTCCACTCCAACAACGCCCAAGACCCCGAGCTCCACCTCCTCCGATGCCTCTGCCGCCGCGACCTCGCCGAGGCCCACCGCCTCCTCGACGAGACACCCAGCGTCGTCCGCTGGACCGCCGCCCTCTCCCGCTTCGCCCGCGATGGCTTCCTCGACGAGGCCCGCACCCTCTTCGACCTCATGCCCCGCCGCAACCTCGTCACCTGGAACGCCCTCATCTCCGCCTACGCCCGCGTGGGCCACCACCCCGCCGCCCTCGACCTCTTCCGCCGCATGCCCGCCCGCAACGTTCTCTCGTACACCTCCCTCCTCTCCGCCCTCACCCGTGCCGGCCGCACCCACGAAGCTCTCTCCCTCTTCCACTCCATGCCTGACCGCAACGCCATCTCGTACAATGCCATGATTGCCGGCCTGGTACGGAACGGCAACCTAGAAGTTGCCCAAAGGCTGTTCGACGAAATGCCCCACCGGACCGCCGCGTCCTGGAACGCCCTCCTAGCTGGCTACGCCGAGAGAGGGCGGATGGCGGAGGCGCGGGGGCTCTTCGTCGCCATGGGCGCCTCCGCCGACGTGGTGTCGTGGACCACAATGATTGCCGGTTACGCTCGGGCCGGCGACGTCCGGGAGGCGTACGATCTCTTTCGGACGATGATCCCGGCGCGAAACGTCGTCTCTTGGACAGCCATGATCGGAGGCTTCGCGTGGAACGGGCACCACGAGGAGGCTCTCCTGCTGTTCCTCGATATGAACCGGACGGCCGCCGTGAAGCCCAACGGCGAGACCATCGTGTCCCTGATCTTCGCCTGCGCCGGCTTGGGATATCCTCGCGTCGGGAAACAGGTCCACGCTCACGCCGTTGCCCACGGAATGGATGGTGACGATGGAAGGATATCGAAGGGCTTGATCCGCATGTACTCTCGGTTCGGGACCATGGATTGGGCTCACCGTATCTTTAATCAGAATATCCGTAGGGGCGATGCGGTGTGCTGGAACTCCATGATCGAGGGGTACATCAAGATCGGACGGCTAGAGGAGGCCCGGCGGCTGTTCGACGCGATCACCGTCGATCCGGAGGGGTTCACGTGGGTGACGATGGTCGTAACGTGGACCACGATGGTTGCCGCCTACTTCGACGCCGGGGACGTCGCGGAAGCGCGTCGGCTGTTCGATCTCATGCCCGAGCGCGACGCCACCGCGTGGACGGCCGTGATCTCGGGGCTGGTCCAGAACGAGATGATCCCGGAGGCATTCGAGGCGTTTGGGGAGATGAGGTCCACCGGGTGTGCCCCGGTGGACCACGCGCTGGCCTCGCTCCTGGGAGCCGTTGGATCGGTGGCGCATCTGGAGATCGGTGAGCAGATGCACGGGCTAGTAACGAAGACCCGGCCCGACTGCGGACCCGGATCCGATACGGTGCTGTGCAACGCGCTCGTGGCGATGTACGCAAAGAGCGGCGACGTGGAGGCGGCGAGGAGGGTGTTCCACGGGATGGTGACGCGTGACGTGGTGACGTGGAACGGGATTATAATGGGGATGGCCCACCACGGTCGGGCCCACGAGGCGTTGCAGATGTTCGACGCGATGCAGAGGGAAGGGGTGGGACTGGACAGGGTCACGGGCCTGGGGGTTCTGACGGCGTGCGGGCACGCAGGGCTGGTGGACCGGGGGATGGAGGTGTTCCGGTTTATGGTGGACCGGGTTGGGTGGGCAGTCGGCCCGGAGCACTACGCGAGCGTGGTGGATATGTTAGGCCGGGCCGGGCGGTTCGAGGAGGCGGAGCGGTTCGCGAGGGAAATGCCGGTCGAGCTGGGGATGGAGGTGTGGGGGACGCTGCTGGGCACGTGCGGGATGAAGTGGGTGAGAGGAGTGGGGGAGAGGGCGGCGAGGAGGGTGTTGGAGATGGATCCCATGAACGGTGCGGCGCACGTGGCGTTGTGCCACGTGTATGCGGGGAGGGGCGAATACACGGAGGAGTGGGAGGTGAGGAAGGAGATGGGAAGGAAAGGGGTGAGGAAGAGGGCCGGGTGCAGCTGGATCGGGGTGAGGGGGATTGCACACGTGTTCCTCTGTGGTGATAGATCGCACCCGCGGACGGATGAGATTTACGCCCTCCTGACTGGGGACAATTGGAAGGGCTGA